In the Adlercreutzia equolifaciens DSM 19450 genome, one interval contains:
- a CDS encoding methylated-DNA--[protein]-cysteine S-methyltransferase: MPSTTRSTFFTYPTKFGPVTIAADGTAVTAVSFGEQNLPGDRQPTALTTEAANQIMAYLAGQRSAFTVPMRPDGSAFQQEVWKAAANIPYGHTTTARALAETLGRPGSFRSVGAALRACPTPLLVPTHRIVTATGKPTNDINAALLKLEQQPLAK, from the coding sequence ATGCCCAGCACGACTCGCAGCACCTTCTTCACCTATCCGACGAAGTTCGGGCCCGTCACCATCGCCGCCGACGGTACCGCCGTAACCGCCGTCAGCTTCGGCGAGCAGAACCTCCCCGGCGACCGACAGCCCACGGCGCTCACCACCGAGGCCGCCAACCAGATCATGGCCTACCTCGCCGGCCAGCGCTCGGCGTTCACCGTTCCCATGCGCCCCGATGGCAGCGCCTTCCAGCAGGAGGTATGGAAGGCCGCGGCGAACATCCCCTACGGGCACACGACCACGGCCCGCGCCCTCGCCGAAACGCTGGGGCGCCCCGGCTCCTTCCGCTCCGTCGGCGCCGCCCTGCGCGCCTGCCCCACTCCCCTGCTCGTACCAACCCACCGCATCGTCACCGCCACCGGCAAACCCACCAACGACATCAACGCCGCCCTATTGAAACTGGAGCAGCAGCCGCTCGCCAAGTAG
- a CDS encoding hybrid sensor histidine kinase/response regulator, whose product MKTTENAVRDRKGFARLTLVIVLIFAVMGASIWAVSKKTSDDMADAAILNLNENLNLMESTVEAIQDSEAQFQRLLATELAAAGDPAAAVERLGKSDAAALISVVPEGADVGVSNDGAPFDPASLDFSGGGAIEGLPVSQAYVNAEGSWAYTVKCPIERDGVPIAELYTEYTFDAIDQSLPQGFYGQRAVLYLMDAATERFVLKPEGMGERDAGHVNLEDFYRANNITDPAILSMVADGVENRENIMFAHKVKGAEALCYLWSIGDGTTYLVGYVPMEAIQREAQAVNVALIMVASITIAAFCLCVILYGFNRRKQARAQRAREEERALHAEQLAQALRAAEVANESKSAFLANMSHDIRTPMNAVLGFTTIIEKEADNPAKVRDCAGKIMASGRHLLDLINDVLDISKIESGKASLTLAEFDLGDSLAAAESIIAPMARDKGQTFCAEIRSVRHERLIGDETHLNQILLNLLSNAVKYTPEGGRIWLRFIGLPAHSNALEHLRIEVEDDGYGMTPEFLKTIFDSFTRAENSTTNKVQGTGLGMSITKSLVDLMGGTIEVESEVGKGSLFRVDLELRIPEEQAAGYFWERASIKSMLVADASPAAHAAIADFMEGTGVEVDVAASADEARKLVEARGGYDVVLVGVPWLDDAAVRAADGLRASAETPLLFMLEHTFDQDDDVVLPHGAAVLTKPFFPSMLKQKIEAVRGVGADEDDDLAQVLSGKHFLAAEDNFLNAGILTDLLEMEGATVEIVENGKLVVERFERCEPGEFDAILMDVQMPVMNGHAAARAIRALARPDAATIPIFAMTADAFVEDEKAALAAGMNAHVAKPLEIDELWRAVDRFVEKGRS is encoded by the coding sequence ATGAAGACGACTGAGAACGCCGTCCGGGATCGGAAGGGCTTCGCGCGCCTGACCTTGGTCATCGTGCTCATCTTCGCAGTCATGGGGGCCTCTATCTGGGCCGTCTCGAAGAAGACCTCCGACGACATGGCCGATGCCGCCATTCTGAACCTCAACGAGAACTTGAACCTCATGGAAAGCACGGTGGAGGCCATTCAGGACAGCGAGGCGCAGTTCCAACGGCTTTTGGCCACCGAGCTTGCCGCCGCGGGCGATCCGGCCGCGGCTGTGGAGCGCTTGGGCAAAAGCGATGCCGCCGCGCTCATCTCCGTCGTGCCCGAGGGGGCCGACGTCGGCGTCTCCAACGACGGCGCCCCCTTCGATCCGGCGTCGCTCGATTTCAGCGGCGGGGGAGCCATCGAGGGGCTGCCCGTCTCCCAGGCCTACGTGAACGCCGAGGGCAGCTGGGCCTACACGGTGAAGTGCCCCATCGAACGGGACGGCGTCCCCATCGCCGAGCTGTACACCGAGTATACCTTCGACGCCATCGATCAGTCGCTGCCCCAGGGCTTCTATGGGCAGCGGGCCGTGCTCTACCTCATGGACGCCGCCACGGAGCGCTTCGTGCTGAAGCCCGAGGGCATGGGCGAGCGCGATGCGGGGCACGTGAACCTGGAGGACTTTTACCGGGCCAACAACATCACCGATCCGGCCATCCTCTCCATGGTGGCGGACGGCGTCGAAAACCGCGAGAACATCATGTTCGCCCATAAGGTGAAGGGCGCCGAGGCCCTGTGCTATTTGTGGTCCATCGGCGACGGCACCACCTATCTGGTGGGTTATGTGCCCATGGAGGCCATCCAACGCGAGGCCCAGGCGGTGAACGTCGCCCTGATCATGGTGGCCTCCATCACGATTGCGGCCTTCTGCCTGTGCGTCATCCTGTACGGCTTCAACCGGCGCAAGCAGGCCCGGGCCCAGCGGGCGCGGGAGGAGGAGCGCGCGCTGCACGCCGAGCAGCTCGCCCAGGCGCTTCGGGCGGCCGAGGTGGCCAACGAGTCGAAATCGGCCTTCCTCGCCAACATGTCTCACGACATCCGCACTCCCATGAACGCCGTGCTCGGCTTCACCACCATCATCGAGAAGGAGGCCGACAACCCGGCCAAGGTGCGCGACTGCGCCGGCAAGATCATGGCCTCGGGGCGCCATCTGCTCGACCTCATCAACGACGTGCTGGACATCTCGAAGATCGAGAGCGGCAAGGCGTCGCTCACCCTGGCGGAGTTCGACCTGGGTGACTCTCTGGCCGCCGCGGAATCCATCATCGCGCCCATGGCCCGGGACAAGGGGCAGACGTTCTGCGCGGAAATCCGCTCCGTCCGCCACGAGCGCCTCATCGGCGACGAGACGCATCTCAACCAGATTCTGCTGAACCTGCTGTCGAATGCTGTGAAGTACACTCCGGAGGGCGGTCGCATCTGGCTGCGCTTCATCGGGCTTCCGGCGCATTCCAACGCGCTGGAGCATCTGCGCATCGAGGTTGAGGACGATGGCTACGGCATGACGCCGGAGTTCCTTAAGACCATCTTCGACTCGTTCACGCGCGCCGAGAACTCCACCACCAACAAAGTGCAAGGGACGGGCCTCGGCATGTCCATCACCAAGAGCCTCGTCGATCTCATGGGCGGCACCATCGAGGTGGAAAGCGAGGTGGGGAAAGGGTCGCTGTTCCGGGTCGATTTGGAGCTGCGCATCCCCGAGGAGCAGGCCGCCGGGTACTTCTGGGAGCGCGCAAGCATCAAGAGCATGCTCGTGGCGGACGCCTCGCCTGCGGCGCACGCGGCCATTGCCGATTTCATGGAGGGCACGGGCGTGGAAGTGGACGTGGCGGCCAGTGCCGATGAGGCCCGCAAGCTGGTGGAGGCGCGCGGCGGCTACGACGTGGTGCTCGTCGGCGTCCCGTGGCTCGACGATGCCGCCGTGCGTGCGGCCGACGGCCTGCGGGCGAGCGCGGAGACGCCGCTTCTGTTCATGCTCGAGCACACCTTCGACCAAGACGACGACGTGGTGCTGCCGCACGGCGCGGCGGTGCTGACCAAGCCCTTCTTCCCCTCCATGCTGAAGCAGAAGATCGAGGCCGTGCGCGGCGTGGGCGCCGACGAGGACGACGATCTGGCCCAGGTGCTTTCCGGCAAGCACTTCCTCGCCGCCGAGGACAACTTCCTCAACGCCGGCATCCTCACGGATCTGCTGGAGATGGAGGGCGCCACGGTGGAGATCGTCGAGAATGGCAAGCTGGTCGTCGAGCGCTTCGAGCGCTGCGAGCCCGGCGAGTTCGACGCCATCCTCATGGACGTGCAGATGCCGGTCATGAACGGGCATGCGGCCGCCCGGGCCATCCGAGCGCTCGCGCGGCCCGATGCGGCAACCATTCCCATCTTCGCCATGACCGCCGATGCCTTCGTGGAAGATGAGAAGGCGGCGCTGGCCGCCGGCATGAACGCCCATGTGGCGAAGCCCTTAGAGATAGACGAGCTGTGGCGCGCCGTCGACCGCTTCGTCGAGAAAGGACGATCATGA
- a CDS encoding ABC transporter substrate-binding protein, translating to MRRIASKRARKGAVAVVALVGALVLGACSAPAPAENLAVQDADEGRTVNFFSPMEKISPDTENTARTASDLTIAMAEERLGLTLAYHTYTAENYQDKTYDEVCLERARNNSDDLYLLNTDTIVTLGSEGHLADLSGLSCAQNLREVVRTANTVDGKLVAIPQEVVAYGLFVNKDIFDECELSLPNTPEEFLECCRVLKEKGYETPIGANRWWLETFVFAQAYADLYNGGDVAAEVQALNAGEARYSDYMRPGFEFLKTLIDLGYVDAENALVSEAFEGAGEGEDFMAGKCPIVMAYWGAANTDTAYGSPSFNMEVIGFPSARGQMPVLSMTGCGVGERAEHRDEALEVVDVICSDEALQLYAETNRVISPSKNVEVECVEALRPLNDLVQADTYVLASNAGMDVEQWGNTCLIVRDLLGGASVDECMAKLDALQDAA from the coding sequence ATGAGACGTATCGCGAGCAAGCGCGCCCGCAAGGGGGCCGTGGCCGTCGTCGCCCTCGTCGGCGCTTTAGTGCTCGGGGCCTGCAGCGCTCCGGCGCCGGCGGAGAATCTGGCCGTGCAGGATGCCGACGAGGGGCGCACGGTGAACTTCTTCAGTCCCATGGAGAAGATCAGCCCCGACACCGAGAACACGGCCCGCACGGCGAGCGACCTGACGATCGCCATGGCAGAGGAGCGGCTCGGGCTCACGCTGGCCTATCACACCTACACGGCCGAGAACTACCAGGACAAGACTTACGACGAGGTGTGCCTGGAGCGGGCCCGCAACAATTCGGACGATCTGTACCTGCTGAACACCGATACCATTGTGACCCTCGGGTCGGAGGGGCACTTGGCCGACCTGTCGGGGCTTTCCTGCGCCCAGAACCTGCGCGAGGTGGTGCGCACGGCCAACACGGTCGATGGCAAGCTCGTGGCCATTCCCCAAGAGGTAGTGGCCTACGGCCTGTTCGTGAACAAGGATATCTTCGACGAATGCGAGCTTTCGCTGCCGAACACGCCCGAGGAGTTTCTGGAATGCTGCCGGGTTCTCAAAGAGAAGGGCTATGAGACGCCCATCGGCGCCAACCGTTGGTGGCTGGAGACCTTCGTTTTCGCCCAGGCCTACGCCGATCTGTACAACGGAGGAGACGTGGCCGCCGAGGTGCAGGCCCTGAACGCCGGCGAGGCCCGCTACAGCGATTACATGCGCCCCGGGTTCGAGTTCTTGAAGACGCTGATCGACCTCGGCTACGTCGATGCCGAGAACGCGCTGGTGAGCGAGGCCTTCGAGGGAGCCGGCGAGGGTGAGGACTTCATGGCGGGAAAATGCCCCATCGTCATGGCCTACTGGGGCGCGGCCAACACCGATACCGCCTACGGCAGCCCCTCGTTCAACATGGAGGTCATCGGCTTTCCGAGCGCGCGCGGCCAGATGCCCGTGCTCTCCATGACCGGATGCGGCGTGGGCGAGCGGGCCGAGCACCGCGATGAGGCCCTCGAGGTGGTGGACGTCATTTGCTCGGACGAGGCCCTGCAGCTGTACGCCGAGACCAACCGCGTCATCTCGCCGTCGAAGAACGTGGAAGTGGAGTGCGTGGAAGCGCTTCGCCCCTTGAACGATCTGGTGCAGGCCGATACCTACGTGCTCGCCTCGAACGCGGGCATGGATGTGGAGCAGTGGGGCAATACGTGCCTCATCGTGCGCGACCTTCTGGGCGGTGCCTCGGTGGACGAGTGCATGGCGAAGCTTGATGCGCTGCAGGATGCCGCCTAG